One window of the Eriocheir sinensis breed Jianghai 21 chromosome 59, ASM2467909v1, whole genome shotgun sequence genome contains the following:
- the LOC126985199 gene encoding HEAT repeat-containing protein 1-like: MVLNFPHKNNGSKFAISTFATRNINLFIANLETVFGEGKEAAERTCKLLEALLNTLTKVFKHDSVGFVTPERFELLSAPLTDLLDNEVGGVILYKRRVRAHLTPCLTQLAVAGGDDSLWRGLACQVLQRLKAEDRPQVVLGALEVFQSLVETPRGLPEATLADAIPPISEVLESTNQEVVQSTELLSITVDNLLN, from the exons ATGGttctcaattttccccataagaataatggttcaaagtttgcgatatCAACGTTTGCGACCCGCAACATCaacctatttatcgcaaacttggagaca GTGTTTGGAGAAGGCAAAGAAGCAGCAGAGCGTACATGCAAACTTTTGGAGGCCCTTCTGAACACACTCACCAAAGTGTTCAAACATGACTCAGTGGGCTTCGTCACACCAGAAAGATTTGAGCTTCTGTCTGCTCCTCTAACTGACCTG CTGGACAACGAGGTGGGGGGTGTCATCCTATACAAGAGGCGGGTACGTGCTCACCTAACGCCGTGCCTGACGCAGCTGGCTGTGGCGGGGGGCGATGACTCCCTATGGCGAGGACTGGCCTGCCAGGTGCTACAGAGGCTCAAGGCGGAGGACAGGCCACAG GTTGTGTTGGGGGCCTTGGAGGTGTTCCAGAGCCTGGTGGAGACGCCAAGAGGACTTCCTGAGGCCACTTTGGCAGATGCCATTCCACCTATCTCGGAGGTTCTGGAGTCTACCAACCAGGAA